A genome region from Panthera leo isolate Ple1 chromosome A2, P.leo_Ple1_pat1.1, whole genome shotgun sequence includes the following:
- the MEF2B gene encoding myocyte-specific enhancer factor 2B, protein MGRKKIQISRILDQRNRQVTFTKRKFGLMKKAYELSVLCDCEIALIIFNSANRLFQYASTDMDRVLLKYTEYSEPHESRTNTDILETLKRRGVGLDGPELEPDEGPEGPGEKVRRLAGDGGDPALPRPRLYPAAPTMPSPDMVYGALPPPGCDPSGLGEALPAQSRPSPFRPAAPKAGPPGLAHPLFSPSHLANKTPPPLYLAADGRRPDLPGGLAGARGGLSTSRGLYGSLQSPCSATAPGPPLGSFPFLPAGPPEYSLGDPPPPPGLLQPPTLAPWQHSRGDGPPAAPPQPSGGRSLGEEGPPTRGASPPTPPVNIKSERLSPAPGGPGDFPKTFPYPLLLSRPLAEPLRPGPPLRRLPTADGWAR, encoded by the exons GTGACATTTACCAAGCGGAAGTTTGGGCTGATGAAGAAGGCCTATGAGCTGAGCGTGCTCTGCGACTGTGAAATCGCCCTCATCATCTTCAACAGCGCCAATCGCCTCTTCCAGTATGCCAGCACAGACATGGACCGCGTGCTCCTGAAGTACACGGAGTACAGTGAGCCCCACGAGAGCCGCACCAACACCGATATCCTCGAG ACACTGAAGCGGAGAGGTGTGGGCCTCGATGGACCAGAGCTGGAGCCAGATGAGGGGCCTGAGGGGCCAGGAGAGAAGGTGCGGAGGTTGGCAGGTGATGGGGGTGACCCAGCCTTGCCCCGGCCCCGGCTCTAT CCAGCAGCCCCTACTATGCCCAGCCCGGACATGGTATATggggccctgcccccaccaggctgTGACCCCAGTGGGCTTGGGGAGGCCCTGCCGGCCCAGAGCCGCCCATCCCCTTTCCGGCCAGCAGCCCCCAAAGCTGGGCCCCCAG GCCTGGCACACCCTCTCTTCTCACCAAGCCACCTTGCCAACAAGACGCCACCACCCCTGTACCTGGCAGCAGATGGGCGGAGGCCGGACCTGCCTGGTGGCCTGGCGGGGGCCCGAGGGGGACTGAGCACCTCA AGAGGCCTCTATGGTAGCCTACAGAGTCCATGCTCTGCCACAGCTCCGGGACCCCCACTGGGgagtttcccctttctccccgcAGGCCCCCCAG AATATAGCCTGGGAGaccccccgccgccccctggCCTGCTGCAGccccccaccctggctccctGGCAGCACTCGAGGGGTGATGGGCCCCCAGCCGCTCCTCCCCAGCCCAG tgGGGGTCGAAGCCTGGGTGAAGAGGGTCCCCCCACCCGCGGCGCCTCCCCGCCGACCCCCCCAGTCAACATCAAGTCCGAGCGCCTCTCGCCAGCCCCCGGGGGCCCCGGCGACTTTCCCAAGACTTTCCCCTACCCCTTGCTCCTGTCCCGGCCCCTGGCAGAGCCCCTACGGCCAGGCCCCCCCCTGCGCCGGCTGCCCACTGCGGACGGCTGGGCCCGGTAG